In one Caballeronia sp. M1242 genomic region, the following are encoded:
- a CDS encoding DUF2827 domain-containing protein, with the protein MRIGISMASYEGQSIWSNGMGQNIVFLAELFQRLPFVSSVVLIDVGALSAMPQDVDVAGKKLRVIGTREATDAVDVVIELGGALDVGWLDLMRARGRKVVFYVVGQPYLGLVEPAVFEKPSHMSRPDRCDEVWLLSKDAPSAPIMRTVHRCDVFEVPYIWHPQFLQARIAHVAQHGYDYGYRTRAEAGAQGLRVGILEPNISVQKASAIPMLICEEAYRAESGSVASMIALNTVHMKEHPTLLHMANSLDLVRDHRALFEGRHDVVSFMAMHGDAIVSHQWANDQNYLYLDALYGGYPLIHNSPWLADAGYYYPDFDVQEGARQLLRALREHDAALDEYRARANRVIDAVNPFNPANLDAYAHRLMHLWNRPNRSGAR; encoded by the coding sequence ATGAGAATCGGCATTTCGATGGCGAGTTACGAAGGACAAAGCATTTGGTCCAACGGGATGGGCCAGAACATCGTCTTTCTCGCGGAACTGTTTCAGCGTCTGCCGTTCGTTTCGTCCGTCGTCCTGATCGATGTCGGCGCGCTGTCGGCCATGCCGCAGGACGTCGACGTGGCCGGCAAGAAGCTGCGCGTGATCGGCACTCGCGAGGCCACCGATGCCGTCGATGTTGTGATCGAGCTGGGCGGCGCGCTCGATGTCGGCTGGCTCGACCTGATGCGCGCGCGCGGGCGCAAGGTCGTGTTTTATGTGGTGGGTCAGCCGTATCTCGGACTCGTCGAACCCGCCGTGTTCGAGAAGCCGAGCCACATGTCGCGCCCCGACCGCTGCGACGAAGTCTGGCTGCTGTCGAAGGACGCGCCGTCCGCGCCGATCATGCGCACGGTGCATCGCTGCGACGTGTTCGAGGTGCCCTATATCTGGCATCCGCAGTTCTTGCAGGCGCGCATCGCGCATGTCGCGCAACACGGCTACGACTACGGTTACCGCACGCGGGCGGAGGCGGGCGCGCAGGGGCTGCGCGTCGGAATCCTCGAACCGAACATCTCGGTGCAGAAAGCCTCGGCCATTCCCATGCTGATCTGCGAAGAGGCGTATCGCGCCGAGAGCGGTAGTGTCGCGTCCATGATCGCGCTCAACACCGTCCACATGAAGGAACACCCGACGCTTCTGCACATGGCGAATTCGCTCGACCTCGTGCGGGATCATCGCGCGCTTTTCGAGGGCCGGCACGATGTCGTGAGCTTCATGGCGATGCACGGCGACGCGATCGTGTCGCATCAATGGGCCAACGACCAGAATTATCTTTACCTCGATGCGCTGTACGGCGGCTATCCGCTGATCCACAACTCGCCGTGGCTTGCAGACGCGGGCTACTACTATCCCGACTTCGACGTTCAGGAAGGCGCGCGTCAGTTGTTGCGCGCGCTGCGCGAGCACGACGCCGCGCTCGACGAATACCGGGCGCGCGCGAATCGCGTGATCGACGCCGTGAATCCGTTCAATCCGGCCAATCTCGACGCTTACGCGCATCGTCTGATGCATCTTTGGAACCGACCGAACCGGAGCGGCGCGCGATGA
- a CDS encoding DUF6572 domain-containing protein: protein MTMSLRDVDAIDYIGINILFKQVYVGLFDELDWQDEELHQDLLTKKIDRYTRYIRSGKLLLNYPKVRGYEIVIEYVSMHAMPPSAAAFWRTRESLIRSAGFAVRTRGVDVRRSLGLKAEEPAQVVVAEEVEELVEPPALEVLDPEPRMHLAESAEIAFLPPLVSQQRRAHTLPILTRLSLRRSASM from the coding sequence ATGACCATGTCTTTGCGCGACGTGGACGCCATCGATTACATCGGAATCAATATTCTGTTCAAGCAGGTATATGTTGGCCTTTTCGACGAACTCGACTGGCAAGACGAAGAACTGCATCAGGATTTACTGACGAAGAAAATCGACCGCTACACCCGATATATCCGGTCGGGTAAATTACTACTGAATTATCCGAAAGTCCGGGGTTATGAAATCGTGATCGAATACGTTTCGATGCACGCCATGCCCCCGTCCGCCGCCGCGTTCTGGAGAACGCGCGAGAGCCTTATTCGCAGCGCGGGCTTCGCCGTCCGCACGCGTGGCGTCGATGTGCGCCGTTCGCTCGGGCTCAAAGCCGAGGAACCGGCGCAAGTCGTGGTGGCAGAAGAGGTCGAAGAACTCGTCGAGCCGCCTGCGCTGGAAGTCCTCGACCCGGAGCCGCGCATGCATCTGGCGGAAAGCGCCGAAATCGCTTTTTTGCCGCCGCTGGTATCGCAGCAGCGTCGCGCGCATACGCTGCCGATTCTCACCCGCTTGTCGCTGCGGCGTTCGGCTTCGATGTAG
- a CDS encoding 2,4'-dihydroxyacetophenone dioxygenase family protein yields the protein MFFEQIETACLNDADVPWVPFTPYSEHVMVKYFKLDAIRGETIALLKAPAKGEMPRHRHTGTVIVYTVQGRWKYREHDWVAETGSIVYETAGSSHTPEAVAPQPGAPDIITLNIIHGELVFVDENGRALATENWRSGWDRYVGYCRAHGLTPKDLTAFG from the coding sequence ATGTTTTTCGAACAGATTGAGACCGCCTGCCTCAACGACGCGGACGTGCCGTGGGTGCCGTTCACGCCCTACAGCGAGCATGTGATGGTGAAGTACTTCAAGCTGGACGCGATTCGCGGCGAGACCATCGCGCTATTGAAAGCGCCGGCCAAAGGCGAGATGCCGCGCCACCGGCATACCGGCACGGTCATCGTCTATACGGTGCAAGGACGCTGGAAGTATCGCGAGCACGACTGGGTCGCCGAGACAGGCAGCATCGTGTATGAAACCGCCGGATCGAGTCACACGCCGGAAGCCGTCGCGCCGCAGCCGGGCGCGCCGGACATCATCACGCTGAACATCATTCACGGCGAACTCGTGTTCGTCGACGAGAACGGGCGCGCGCTCGCCACGGAGAACTGGCGCAGCGGCTGGGATCGATACGTGGGCTATTGCCGCGCGCATGGCCTGACGCCGAAAGATTTGACGGCGTTCGGCTAG
- a CDS encoding AraC family transcriptional regulator: MTRTITLTERFRHLVTTPIRRREFERDSIAVSLVDAALRCAEARGVARATLLDAAGIAPAMLDSPRARVSPAQYGRLWHAIADALDDEFFGQDPHPMRRGSFVLMSQAALGARDGAQALGRIATFMRLVLDELTFEPHVDEKRVRIMLRDAHAPKTMFAYATGFILVYGLLCWLVGRRIPVLAANLRCAEPDDSDEYRLMFCDAMRFDQPQSYVDLAPECAALAVVQTASTLKTFLRDAPANFIVKYRNPESLAARIRKRLRETAPADWPDADCMAVSLNMAEATLRRRLKQEGLTLQAIKDALRRDLAISRLADTNETIPEIAAALGFSEPSAFRRAFRKWTGVRPADYRWAR; the protein is encoded by the coding sequence ATGACCAGAACGATCACGCTAACTGAACGCTTTCGCCACCTAGTGACAACCCCAATCCGCAGAAGAGAATTCGAGCGCGATTCGATCGCCGTCAGTCTCGTCGATGCGGCGCTGCGGTGCGCCGAAGCGCGCGGCGTGGCGCGCGCGACGCTGCTCGATGCAGCGGGCATCGCGCCCGCGATGCTGGATTCGCCGCGCGCCCGCGTTTCGCCCGCGCAGTACGGCCGGCTGTGGCACGCGATAGCCGACGCGCTCGACGACGAATTCTTCGGCCAGGACCCGCACCCGATGCGGCGCGGCAGCTTCGTGCTGATGTCGCAGGCGGCGCTCGGCGCGCGCGACGGCGCGCAGGCGCTCGGACGCATCGCAACCTTCATGCGGCTCGTGCTCGACGAGTTGACGTTCGAGCCGCACGTCGACGAGAAACGCGTGCGGATCATGCTGCGCGACGCGCACGCGCCGAAGACGATGTTCGCGTACGCGACGGGCTTCATCCTCGTGTATGGCTTGCTGTGCTGGCTCGTCGGGCGGCGTATTCCGGTGCTTGCCGCGAACCTTCGCTGCGCCGAGCCGGACGACAGCGACGAGTACCGCCTGATGTTCTGCGACGCGATGCGCTTCGATCAGCCGCAAAGCTATGTCGATCTCGCGCCCGAGTGCGCGGCGCTTGCCGTGGTGCAGACGGCATCGACACTGAAGACGTTTCTGCGCGACGCGCCCGCGAACTTCATCGTGAAGTATCGCAATCCCGAGTCGCTCGCGGCGCGCATCCGCAAGCGCCTGCGCGAGACTGCGCCAGCGGACTGGCCGGACGCCGATTGCATGGCGGTATCGCTGAATATGGCCGAAGCCACGCTGCGGCGGCGTCTGAAACAGGAAGGGCTGACGCTTCAGGCGATCAAGGATGCGCTGCGCCGCGACCTCGCCATCTCGCGCCTCGCGGACACCAACGAGACCATTCCGGAGATCGCCGCCGCGCTCGGCTTCTCGGAACCGAGCGCGTTCCGGCGCGCGTTTCGCAAATGGACAGGCGTGCGCCCGGCGGACTACCGGTGGGCGCGCTGA
- a CDS encoding DUF2827 domain-containing protein, whose protein sequence is MSSINTASKKTPRRLRVGVSVYVRAGGQSMFESGIAQNALFLIQLLARSPRVDAVYIVASGDGTREDAKRFMADAPAPIIEPESALGRLDVMIELHAQLQRDWVLRFRERGGKIVSMRVGNDYVLDIERMIFSLPPAGLVPQVPYDAVWTLPEYEKSCKPYFQALGRAPVTIVPHIWSPMLLEQDARNLPDGLAFGYQPGKRRWRIGIFEPNVSMVKTSYVPLLSCECAHRADPNVIDAVRVYGTAKLKEQPTFVEFARSLDVVRHNLASFEARFPFAQIVPREVDAVVSHHWENAQNYLYYEALHGGYPLIHNSHLIGACGYRYHGFDCEDGGRALRTAFEQHDANLDAYRATAQAFLRTLDPLHEANVRAYSDALDALFAKP, encoded by the coding sequence ATGAGCTCCATCAACACCGCCAGCAAAAAAACGCCGCGCCGCCTGCGCGTAGGCGTGTCCGTGTATGTCCGCGCAGGCGGACAGTCCATGTTCGAGAGCGGCATCGCGCAGAACGCGCTGTTCCTCATTCAACTGCTGGCACGCTCGCCGCGCGTGGACGCGGTGTACATCGTCGCGAGCGGGGACGGCACGCGCGAGGACGCGAAACGCTTCATGGCCGATGCGCCCGCGCCGATCATCGAGCCGGAATCGGCGCTCGGTCGTCTCGATGTCATGATCGAGCTGCACGCGCAGCTTCAGCGCGACTGGGTGCTCAGGTTTCGCGAGCGCGGCGGGAAGATCGTGTCGATGCGCGTCGGCAATGACTACGTGCTCGATATCGAGCGCATGATCTTCTCGTTGCCGCCAGCGGGACTCGTGCCGCAAGTGCCCTACGATGCCGTGTGGACGCTGCCCGAGTACGAGAAGTCGTGCAAACCGTACTTTCAGGCGCTCGGCCGCGCGCCGGTCACCATCGTGCCGCACATCTGGAGCCCGATGCTTCTCGAACAGGACGCGCGCAATCTGCCCGATGGCCTCGCGTTCGGTTATCAGCCGGGCAAGCGGCGCTGGCGCATCGGCATCTTCGAACCGAATGTCTCGATGGTGAAGACGAGCTACGTGCCGCTGCTCAGTTGCGAGTGCGCACATCGCGCCGATCCGAACGTAATCGACGCCGTGCGCGTCTACGGCACCGCGAAGCTGAAAGAGCAGCCGACGTTCGTCGAGTTCGCGCGCAGTCTCGACGTGGTCAGGCATAACCTCGCTTCATTCGAAGCGCGCTTTCCGTTTGCGCAGATCGTGCCGCGTGAAGTCGATGCGGTGGTCAGTCATCACTGGGAGAACGCGCAGAATTATCTGTATTACGAGGCGCTTCACGGCGGCTATCCGCTGATTCACAACTCGCATCTCATCGGGGCGTGCGGCTACCGCTATCACGGTTTCGACTGCGAAGACGGCGGCCGCGCGTTGCGCACGGCGTTCGAGCAACACGACGCGAATCTCGATGCTTACCGCGCGACCGCGCAGGCGTTTCTGCGGACGCTCGACCCGCTGCACGAAGCCAACGTGCGCGCCTATTCGGACGCGCTCGACGCGCTCTTCGCGAAGCCTTGA
- a CDS encoding AMP-binding protein, with the protein MNRARPFIEARDFLLRHRTDYDTAYREFKWPVLDRFNWALDYFDPMARGNDAPALRIVDESGDETRLSFPEISERSARVANHLRAIGVKRGERILLMLPNRVELWETMLAAMKLGAVVLPATTQLASADLRDRIALGRVDHVIVDANDTHKFDGIDLRGLRMSVGGARDGWLGYDAGYDASPEFHADGETKASDPYLLYFTSGTTSKPKLVAHTHESYPVGHLSTMYWIGLQPGDVHWNISSPGWAKHAWSCFFAPWNAQACVFIYNFSRFDAARTLNVLVTHDVTTLCAPPTVWRMLVQEPLASYKVKLREIVGAGEPLNPEVVERVQAAWGVPIRDGYGQTETTAQIANSPGQRLVPGSMGRPLPGYRVVLLDPEGNRADEGEIALSLDPPPLGLMTGYADNPAATENAMRGGFYRTSDVAARGPDGYFTYVGRADDVFKSSDYRLSPFELESVLIEHEAIAEAAVVPSPDPLRLSVPKAFVTLRHGFTMGPDLARSVFAFSRERLAPYKRIRRIEFAELPKTISGKIRRVDLRRQEAARAQDGTRGPFEFWEDDFPELRQSGVPDAAK; encoded by the coding sequence ATGAATCGAGCCCGGCCGTTCATCGAAGCGAGAGACTTTCTGCTGCGTCACCGTACCGACTACGACACCGCGTACCGCGAGTTCAAGTGGCCCGTGCTCGACCGCTTCAACTGGGCGCTCGATTATTTCGATCCGATGGCGCGCGGCAACGACGCGCCTGCGCTTCGCATCGTGGACGAAAGCGGCGATGAAACGCGCCTCAGCTTCCCGGAGATAAGCGAGCGGTCGGCGCGCGTCGCGAATCACCTGCGCGCAATCGGCGTGAAGCGCGGCGAGCGCATTCTGCTGATGCTGCCCAATCGCGTCGAGTTGTGGGAAACGATGCTCGCCGCGATGAAGCTGGGCGCAGTCGTGCTGCCCGCAACGACGCAACTCGCGAGCGCCGACCTGCGCGATCGCATCGCGCTCGGGCGCGTGGATCACGTCATCGTGGATGCGAACGACACGCACAAGTTCGACGGCATCGACTTGCGCGGACTGCGGATGTCCGTCGGCGGCGCGCGCGACGGCTGGCTCGGCTACGACGCGGGGTACGATGCATCGCCCGAATTCCACGCGGACGGCGAAACCAAGGCGAGCGATCCGTATCTCCTGTACTTCACATCGGGCACCACGTCGAAGCCGAAGCTCGTCGCGCATACGCACGAAAGCTATCCGGTCGGCCACCTTTCGACGATGTACTGGATCGGCCTGCAACCCGGCGACGTGCACTGGAACATCAGCTCGCCCGGCTGGGCGAAGCACGCGTGGAGCTGCTTCTTCGCGCCGTGGAATGCGCAGGCGTGCGTGTTCATCTACAACTTCAGCCGCTTCGACGCCGCGCGCACGCTGAACGTGCTGGTGACGCACGACGTCACCACGCTCTGCGCGCCGCCGACCGTGTGGCGCATGCTCGTGCAGGAACCGCTGGCGTCGTACAAGGTGAAGCTGCGCGAGATCGTCGGGGCGGGCGAGCCGTTGAATCCCGAGGTCGTCGAGCGCGTGCAAGCGGCGTGGGGCGTGCCGATCCGCGATGGCTACGGGCAGACGGAGACCACCGCGCAGATCGCCAACTCGCCGGGCCAGCGGCTCGTGCCCGGGTCGATGGGGCGTCCGCTGCCGGGGTATCGCGTGGTGCTGCTCGATCCGGAGGGCAATCGCGCCGACGAAGGCGAGATTGCGCTTTCGCTCGATCCGCCGCCGCTCGGTCTGATGACCGGTTACGCGGACAACCCCGCCGCCACCGAGAACGCGATGCGCGGCGGCTTCTATCGCACGTCGGACGTCGCGGCACGCGGCCCGGACGGCTATTTCACGTATGTCGGCCGCGCCGACGACGTGTTCAAGTCTTCCGATTACCGTCTGAGCCCGTTCGAACTGGAGAGCGTGCTGATCGAACACGAAGCGATTGCCGAGGCCGCCGTCGTGCCGAGTCCCGATCCGCTGCGGCTTTCGGTGCCGAAAGCGTTCGTCACGCTGCGACACGGCTTCACGATGGGCCCGGACCTCGCGCGCAGCGTCTTCGCGTTCTCGCGCGAGCGGCTGGCGCCGTACAAGCGCATCCGGCGCATCGAATTCGCCGAATTGCCGAAGACGATTTCCGGCAAGATCCGGCGCGTCGATTTGCGGCGACAGGAAGCGGCCCGCGCGCAGGACGGCACGCGCGGCCCATTCGAATTCTGGGAGGACGATTTCCCCGAACTGCGACAGTCGGGCGTGCCCGATGCCGCGAAATGA
- the ydiK gene encoding AI-2E family transporter YdiK gives MQISPNGQPNLNPRQPVDIARILLVIAILSALAAGSLFILRPFLPGLIWATTIVVATWPLMLAVQRRCGNRRWIATTVMLLGLLIVIVLPLYQAISTLALHGGEIMSAIKSLPTYALPPPPAWVHDVPLVGQRVSTEWQSLSDAGPGGMLAKLEPYVTIAARWMLSHAAVVGVFVMHMVITIIIAGILYTRGEAAGSFVVRLATRVAAQRGAEAVKLAGLAVRAVALGIVVTAVTQSALGGIGLWIAGVPAAGVITAVMLMLCLAQIGPLLPLLGGVAWLFWHGSHVAAALLLVWSLMIAMLDNFLRPLLIQRGVNLSMLLILSGVLGGMFAFGIVGLFIGPVILAVTSTILNAWINEQPSMPQVDAIANEDIARAAPEKGLPDASRPRP, from the coding sequence ATGCAAATCTCTCCCAACGGGCAGCCGAACCTGAATCCGCGACAGCCGGTCGACATCGCCCGCATTCTGCTCGTGATCGCTATTCTTTCGGCGCTCGCGGCCGGCAGCCTTTTCATTCTGCGTCCGTTTCTGCCGGGTCTCATCTGGGCGACCACGATCGTCGTCGCCACGTGGCCGCTGATGCTCGCGGTGCAGCGTCGCTGCGGCAATCGCCGCTGGATTGCGACCACGGTCATGCTGCTCGGGCTGCTGATCGTGATCGTGCTGCCGCTCTATCAGGCGATCAGCACGCTCGCGCTGCATGGCGGCGAGATCATGTCCGCGATCAAGAGCCTGCCGACGTACGCGCTGCCGCCGCCGCCCGCCTGGGTCCACGACGTTCCGCTCGTCGGGCAGCGCGTCTCGACCGAATGGCAATCGCTTTCCGACGCCGGCCCCGGCGGCATGCTCGCGAAGCTCGAGCCTTACGTGACCATCGCGGCGCGCTGGATGCTCTCGCACGCGGCGGTCGTCGGCGTGTTCGTCATGCACATGGTCATCACCATCATCATCGCCGGGATTCTGTACACGCGCGGCGAGGCGGCGGGCAGCTTCGTGGTGCGCTTAGCGACGCGCGTCGCGGCGCAGCGCGGCGCCGAGGCCGTCAAGCTCGCGGGGCTCGCCGTGCGGGCGGTGGCACTCGGCATTGTGGTGACGGCGGTCACGCAGTCGGCGCTCGGCGGAATCGGTCTGTGGATCGCCGGGGTGCCGGCCGCCGGCGTGATCACGGCGGTCATGCTCATGCTCTGTCTCGCGCAAATCGGCCCGCTTCTGCCGCTGCTCGGCGGCGTCGCATGGCTTTTCTGGCACGGCTCGCACGTCGCGGCGGCTTTGTTACTGGTGTGGTCGCTCATGATCGCGATGCTCGACAACTTCCTGCGTCCGCTGCTGATTCAGCGCGGCGTCAATCTGTCGATGCTGCTCATTCTGTCCGGCGTACTGGGCGGCATGTTCGCATTCGGAATAGTCGGATTATTCATCGGGCCCGTTATTCTTGCGGTGACGTCCACCATTTTGAATGCGTGGATTAACGAACAGCCGTCCATGCCTCAAGTCGACGCAATCGCCAACGAAGATATCGCCCGCGCCGCGCCGGAAAAGGGTTTGCCGGACGCGTCGCGGCCGCGCCCGTGA
- a CDS encoding ABC transporter ATP-binding protein — MPNIITISNLSKTYASGFSALKDVNLEIRRGEIFALLGPNGAGKTTLISTVCGIVRASQGQVTVAGHDIVTDYRAARAMIGLVPQELTTDAFETVWATVSFSRGLFGRAPNPAHIERVLKSLSLWSKKDNKIMTLSGGMKRRVLIAKALSHEPDILFLDEPTAGVDVELRRDMWNLVRALKEKGVTIILTTHYIEEAEEMADRIGVINRGEIVLVEEKAELMRKLGQKNLTLQLEQPLAAVPAPLAPYGLTLSASGTELTYTYDAHDEPGRIIALLRHVDEAGVRFRDLQTTQSSLEDIFVSLVRDAK, encoded by the coding sequence ATGCCGAACATCATCACTATTTCCAATCTCTCCAAGACCTACGCGTCGGGATTTTCTGCGCTCAAGGACGTGAACCTGGAGATCCGGCGCGGCGAAATTTTTGCGCTGCTCGGTCCGAACGGGGCAGGCAAGACGACGCTCATCTCCACCGTCTGCGGCATTGTGAGAGCGAGCCAGGGGCAGGTCACCGTCGCGGGTCACGATATCGTCACCGACTACCGCGCCGCCCGCGCGATGATCGGGCTCGTGCCGCAAGAACTCACGACCGACGCGTTCGAGACCGTGTGGGCCACCGTATCGTTCAGCCGAGGACTGTTCGGGCGCGCGCCGAATCCCGCGCACATCGAGCGTGTCTTGAAGTCACTGTCGCTGTGGAGCAAGAAGGACAACAAGATCATGACGCTCTCCGGCGGCATGAAACGGCGCGTGCTGATTGCCAAGGCGCTCTCGCACGAGCCGGACATTCTCTTTCTCGACGAGCCGACAGCCGGCGTGGACGTCGAACTGCGCCGCGATATGTGGAATCTCGTGCGGGCGCTGAAGGAGAAGGGCGTCACCATCATTCTGACGACGCATTACATCGAGGAAGCGGAGGAGATGGCCGACCGCATCGGCGTCATCAATCGCGGCGAGATCGTGCTCGTCGAAGAAAAAGCCGAACTGATGCGCAAGCTCGGGCAGAAGAATCTCACGCTGCAACTGGAGCAACCGCTCGCCGCCGTTCCCGCGCCGCTCGCGCCGTACGGTCTCACGCTGTCGGCGAGCGGCACGGAACTCACTTATACGTATGACGCGCACGACGAGCCGGGGCGCATTATCGCGCTCTTGCGCCATGTCGACGAAGCCGGCGTGCGCTTCAGGGATCTGCAAACGACGCAAAGCTCGCTGGAAGATATCTTCGTGAGCCTCGTCAGGGACGCCAAATGA
- a CDS encoding 3-hydroxybutyryl-CoA dehydrogenase, translating to MNIQTVGIVGAGTMGNGIAQVAAVAGFDVVMIDVTDAALAKGVATLTASLERLVAKDKLDAATRDAAIARIETSTDYARLSKADIVIEAATENVELKHRILGQIEAAARPDAIIASNTSSISITALAATLAHPERFIGMHFFNPVPLLQLVEVIRGVQTSDETVAAVRELTEKLDKSPIGVRNSPGFVVNRVLVPMINEAFFVLYEGVATAEEIDTGMKLGANHPIGPLALADLIGLDVCLSVMDVFLKDFGDSKYRACPLLRELVAAGHLGRKTKRGVYRYD from the coding sequence ATGAACATTCAGACCGTCGGTATCGTCGGGGCAGGAACGATGGGCAACGGCATCGCGCAGGTCGCGGCCGTCGCGGGCTTCGACGTCGTGATGATCGACGTCACCGACGCGGCGCTCGCCAAGGGCGTCGCCACGCTGACCGCGAGCCTCGAACGCCTCGTCGCGAAGGACAAGCTCGACGCCGCCACGCGCGACGCGGCCATCGCGCGCATCGAGACGTCCACGGACTATGCGCGGCTTTCTAAAGCGGACATCGTGATCGAAGCAGCGACCGAGAACGTCGAGCTCAAGCATCGCATTCTCGGACAAATCGAGGCGGCGGCGCGCCCGGACGCGATCATCGCATCGAACACGTCGTCCATTTCGATTACCGCGCTCGCCGCGACGCTCGCGCATCCGGAGCGCTTCATCGGCATGCACTTCTTTAATCCGGTGCCGCTCCTGCAACTGGTGGAAGTGATCCGCGGCGTGCAGACGAGCGACGAAACGGTGGCCGCCGTGCGCGAACTCACCGAGAAGCTCGACAAGTCGCCGATCGGCGTGCGTAATTCGCCCGGCTTCGTCGTCAATCGCGTGCTCGTGCCGATGATCAACGAGGCGTTTTTCGTGCTGTACGAAGGCGTGGCAACGGCCGAGGAGATCGACACCGGCATGAAACTCGGCGCGAATCACCCGATCGGCCCGCTCGCGCTCGCGGATTTGATCGGCCTCGACGTGTGCCTCTCCGTGATGGACGTCTTCCTGAAAGACTTCGGCGATTCCAAGTACCGCGCGTGCCCGTTGCTGCGCGAACTCGTCGCCGCGGGGCATCTCGGACGCAAGACCAAGCGCGGCGTGTACCGCTACGACTGA
- a CDS encoding acyl-CoA dehydrogenase, translated as MDSFLTEEQRMIRDAARQFSAEVLAPNAGQWDKDGAIPDAVVRQLGELGLLGMIVPAELGGTYSDYTAYALAMEEIAAGCASCATMMSVHNSVGCGPILAYGTDAQKAEWLPKLASGEVIGAFCLTEPQAGSEANNLRVRAVERDGQWIISGSKQFVTNGRRAGVAIVFAVTDPEAGKRGISAFIVPKNTPGFNVGPPEHKLGIRASDTCPITFDDCAIPAANLLGARGEGLKIALSNLEGGRIGIAAQALGIARAAFDTARAYSRDRVQFGKPIREHQSVANMLADMQTQINAARLLVLHAARMRTEGVPCLSEASQAKLFASEMAERVCSDAIQIHGGYGYLQDYPVERHYRDARITQIYEGTSEVQRMVIARNV; from the coding sequence ATCGACAGTTTTCTCACCGAAGAGCAGCGCATGATCCGCGATGCGGCGCGCCAGTTTTCGGCTGAAGTGCTCGCGCCGAACGCGGGCCAGTGGGACAAAGACGGCGCGATTCCCGACGCCGTCGTGCGGCAGTTGGGCGAACTCGGCCTGCTCGGCATGATCGTGCCGGCGGAACTCGGCGGCACCTACAGCGACTACACCGCCTACGCGCTCGCGATGGAGGAAATCGCTGCCGGCTGCGCCTCGTGCGCGACGATGATGAGCGTGCACAACTCCGTCGGCTGCGGGCCGATTCTCGCGTACGGCACCGACGCGCAAAAGGCCGAATGGCTGCCGAAGCTCGCGAGCGGCGAAGTGATCGGCGCGTTCTGCCTGACCGAGCCGCAAGCCGGCTCCGAGGCGAACAACCTGCGCGTGCGCGCGGTCGAGCGCGACGGGCAGTGGATCATCTCGGGCAGCAAGCAGTTCGTGACAAACGGTCGGCGCGCGGGCGTGGCCATCGTGTTTGCCGTGACGGACCCGGAAGCGGGCAAGCGCGGCATTTCGGCGTTCATCGTGCCGAAGAACACGCCGGGCTTCAATGTCGGACCGCCCGAGCACAAGCTCGGCATCCGCGCATCCGATACCTGTCCGATCACCTTCGACGACTGCGCGATTCCCGCCGCGAATCTGCTCGGCGCGCGCGGCGAGGGGCTCAAGATCGCGCTGTCGAATCTGGAAGGCGGACGCATCGGAATTGCGGCGCAGGCGCTCGGCATCGCGCGCGCGGCCTTCGACACAGCCCGCGCCTACTCACGCGATCGCGTGCAGTTCGGCAAGCCGATCCGCGAGCATCAGTCGGTCGCCAACATGCTCGCCGACATGCAGACGCAGATCAACGCCGCGCGGCTTCTGGTGCTGCACGCGGCGCGCATGCGCACGGAGGGCGTGCCGTGTCTGTCGGAGGCGTCGCAGGCGAAGCTGTTCGCATCCGAGATGGCCGAGCGCGTGTGCTCGGACGCGATCCAGATTCACGGCGGCTACGGCTATCTTCAGGACTACCCGGTGGAGCGGCATTATCGCGATGCGCGCATCACACAGATTTACGAAGGCACGAGCGAAGTCCAGCGCATGGTGATTGCGCGCAATGTCTAG